One window of Amaranthus tricolor cultivar Red isolate AtriRed21 chromosome 11, ASM2621246v1, whole genome shotgun sequence genomic DNA carries:
- the LOC130827049 gene encoding putative cytochrome c biogenesis ccmB-like mitochondrial protein, producing MRRLFFELYHKQLFFSTPITSFSLFLSYIVVTPLMLGFEKDFSCHFHLGPIRIPLLFPFPPAPFLRNEKEDGTLELYYLSAYCLPKILLLQLVGHWVIQISRVFCSFPILKLLYQFGQSGMDRLNILLGSLVLTLLCGIHSCLALGITSSSGWNSSQNLTTSPTSLPSTVSRTSIETEWFHVLSSIGYFSAFVSLFPISVSISSQD from the coding sequence ATGAGACGACTCTTTTTTGAACTATATCATAAACAGCTCTTCTTCTCTACACCAATCACGAGTTTTTCTCTATTCCTCTCGTATATTGTCGTAACGCCCTTAATGCTAGGTTTTGAAAAAGACTTTTCATGTCATTTCCATTTAGGTCCGATTCGGATCCCTCTGTTGTTTCCTTTTCCTCCCGCACCTTTTCTTCGAAATGAGAAAGAAGATGGTACACTCGAATTGTATTATTTAAGTGCTTATTGCTTGCCAAAGATCCTACTTCTACAATTGGTAGGTCACTGGGTTATTCAAATAAGTCGTGTTTTCTGTAGTTTTCCCATATTAAAACTTCTGTATCAATTCGGTCAATCCGGGATGGATCGGTTAAACATTCTATTAGGGAGCCTGGTCTTGACTCTTCTGTGTGGTATTCATTCTTGTTTGGCTCTTGGAATCACATCCAGCAGTGGTTGGAACAGCTCGCAAAATTTAACCACTTCACCTACTTCATTGCCCTCAACCGTTTCTCGTACCTCTATTGAAACAGAATGGTTTCATGTTCTTTCATCGATTGGTTATTTTTCTGCGTTCGTATCTCTTTTTCCAATTTCGGTCTCGATTAGTTCACAAGATTGA
- the LOC130826606 gene encoding uncharacterized protein LOC130826606, whose amino-acid sequence MVESVSSPSGVLHELMLCFLRPVKALFPLAEKWKVRSFIKRGKCKDRLAQCLYFISTSIERWDGAFTNRQMGLKDKQLHQSTWQQQGRQENMSLMSYFSKMKRLWDEIQSIRKFPVCSCGILSKCTCSFLKRLSDFEGEEKLMKFLLGLNNGFDNTIANILAMDPLPPLNRAYAIASQIEKQKEIAGMQEGAQEASAMVAQKGAKNGPSGQQRGVFVPGKKDWKKDKLERKCEHCKGRGHTIDQCFKIIGYPDWYPGLKGGKNGAGGSKMVANVQAEGSETDSDNPLDQETSGKGHSSMDLRMINVVVQEVMKAMKGKQTLEEKGAGTRGAAFTSCADAWIIDSGATDHMTYDETLLEDKTLLEKPIPIGLPDGTKKYVKVRRA is encoded by the exons ATGGTCGAATCAG TGTCATCACCTTCAGGAGTTTTGCATGAGCTCATGCTTTGCTTTCTGAGGCCTGTAAAGGCTCTATTCCCTCTCGCTGAAAAGTGGAAAGTTCGATCTTTCATTAAACGAGGAAAGTGCAAAGACAGATTGGCTcaatgcctttactttatttcCACGAGCATCGAAAGATGGGATGGAGCCTTCACTAATAGACAGATGGGATTGAAGGATAAGCAACTACATCAATCAACTTGGCAGCAGCAAGGGAG GCAAGAGAACATGTCCCTCATGTCCTATTTCAGTAAAATGAAAAGACTTTGGGATGAAATCCAGAGTATCAGGAAATTTCCAGTTTGTAGCTGTGGAATTTTGAGCAAGTGTACTTGTAGTTTCTTGAAGAGACTATCTGATTTTGAAGGAGAAGAAAAACTGATGAAGTTTTTGCTTGGTTTGAACAATGGTTTTGATAATACCATTGCAAATATCCTTGCTATGGACCCCCTCCCACCTCTGAATAGGGCTTATGCTATAGCATCTCAGATAGAAAAGCAAAAGGAGATTGCTGGGATGCAGGAAGGTGCACAAGAAGCAAGTGCTATGGTTGCTCAGAAAGGGGCAAAGAATGGTCCATCTGGACAGCAGAGAGGAGTTTTTGTGCCTGGAAAGAAGGACTGGAAGAAAGATAAGCTTGAGAGGAAGTGTGAGCACTGCAAAGGAAGGGGGCACACCATAGATCAATGTTTCAAAATCATAGGGTACCCTGATTGGTACCCAGGACTGAAAGGTGGCAAGAATGGAGCTGGAGGAAGCAAGATGGTAGCAAATGTTCAAGCTGAGGGAAGTGAGACTGATTCTGATAATCCTCTGGATCAAGAAACCAGTGGGAAAGGGCACTCATCTATGGATCTTAGGATGATTAATGTTGTGGTGCAGGAGGTGATGAAAGCTATGAAGGGAAAGCAGACTCTTGAGGAAAAGGGAGCTGGGACTAGAGGTGCTGCATTCACCAGCTGTGCAG ATGCCTGGATCATAGATAGTGGTGCCACAGATCATATGACCTATGATGAGACCTTATTGGAGGATAAAACATTACTTGAGAAGCCCATTCCAATAGGTTTGCCTGATGGAACAAAGAAATATGTTAAGGTTCGAAGAGCTTAG